The Actinocorallia herbida DNA window TCCTGGCCGCCCTGGGGCTGCCCATAGCCCTGCTGCGCGTTGCCGTACCCGCCCTGCTGGGGCTGCTGCTGCCCGTAGCCCTGCTGCGGCTGTGCGTAGGGGTCCTGCCCTTGCTGGGGCTGGCCGTAAGGGTCCTGGCCGCCCTGCGGCTGCGGCTGGCCGTAGCCGCCGCCCTGCTGGGGCTGGCCGTAAGGGTCTGCGCCGCCCTGGGGCTGCCCGTAGCCCGGCTGCGGCTGAGACTGCCCGTAGGAGTCGGCGGGCTGCTGCGGACGGCGGCGCCGCCCGCGGGTGAGGTTGTTCCCGCACGTCAGGCAGATCAGATCGCCTGGGTTGTGCGGGGTCTGGCAGACCTCGCAGGTCAGAGTCTCCATGACGCCTCCCCGGCTCGTACCCCGGCCCCGTCCAGCACCGCGCTCAGACGATCCATGTCGCCTCGGCGCGGGATGCCGATGTAGTACACCCGCCGTCCTTCCGCACCGTCCTCGACGCACACCTGCATGCGTCGCCCGTCGTGTCCCTCGTGCGCGTACCGCTTCCGGCCTAGGGCCGTCATCGGGACGAGCGTCTGGTTCGCCGACCCCCGCAGCGGGGAGCCGTCGTCGAGCCGTTCCACGTACGGCCCTGCCACGACAGCGTCGCACAGGTCCAGGATGTTCCGCGACTCCGGGTCGCGGGACAACCGTGAGCTTACATATCCGGAATAAAGGAGGATGTCGAACTCCCGTGACCCACGCCACACGTGGATGCCCCGCAGGAGGGCGGCCAACGCCCTCGGCTGCTGGAACGGCTCCCCGCC harbors:
- a CDS encoding 4Fe-4S single cluster domain-containing protein — its product is MNGEGMGGGGAEIRDGDVPIRLAKVHHPVTALGPGTRAGIWFQGCTLACPGCLSTDTWPADDGKVVPVSEVLDWLGGLPPVDGVTISGGEPFQQPRALAALLRGIHVWRGSREFDILLYSGYVSSRLSRDPESRNILDLCDAVVAGPYVERLDDGSPLRGSANQTLVPMTALGRKRYAHEGHDGRRMQVCVEDGAEGRRVYYIGIPRRGDMDRLSAVLDGAGVRAGEASWRL